A region of the Dreissena polymorpha isolate Duluth1 chromosome 6, UMN_Dpol_1.0, whole genome shotgun sequence genome:
GCTGGTATTCAATGTTGGAACCTGATTTTTGGGAATACGTGCATAGAGTTGCACCAAAGAAGTCGCCAAGATCGGTGTCTGTTTGATATTCATGGGGTATTAGGATCTCGCTACTCTGCCCAGGTTTTGGGTTCtgattcaataaatataatacaagaaaataaatgtaacagtaaacATAATTTGTATGTGATTCGTAAATGCACATAATAATATCGATTGATTCAAAGTACAACGATTTTCGGTAACGATACTAAACTTTTATACACACAACTTGAGGCCGATTAAGAAGAAATTATTCCAAAATCATAATTTAATATACCATTATATATTTCCGAAATCAGAATTTAATACACCATTATATTAGTTAAAAAACGAAACAAAAGAACCGTTTGTACAAGTAGTTGAAAAAATAAGCAACATTTAAGTGATGTGTGTCTTTAAATAAAGAtctggttttattgttgttgtgcTTCGTTTAAGACAACATCCATCACATTTACACATCAGTCAGATATAGTACATGAATTTGAAGTCGAATGACCACATCGTTTGTTAAACCGAACATACAAACTATTTGTAAATCGATCGGCTGAGCCAATAGGGATCGATACGGAGAAAGTCATTTATAGGAAAAATGCTgttcaaaagaataaatttaaagacaaaaacaacaatattactTACAGTTTTAAATAGAATCCCACGAGGAGCAGATGGTTGTTGACTGGGTTTGCAGTCGATAAAATCCTCTGGTATCAGTGGCTGATGATTTGGTGTAAATGTCTGATCAAGAACACGATGCGCACACAACGTGTCTATTTCAATACTGCAAGTTCTATTAAAACCTTCGACGCTGTTGGAACTTGTGCCATTGTCGCCAACTCGACCGTGTATTTCAATCCCATTCTTGCAACACGGTCGGATCTGATCATCAGTTCGTTGTTTAACTGTATGAGTCCGTTGTTTAACTGTTTGATCATCGGTCCGGTGTTTAACTGTTTCATCATCAGTCCGTTGTTTAACTGTTTGATCATCAGTCCGCTGTTTAACTGTTTGATCATCAGTGCGCTGTTTAATTGTTTGATAATCAGTCCGTTGTTCAACTGTTTGATCATCAGTCCGCTGTTTAACTGTTTGATCATCAGTCCGTTGTTCAACTGTTTGATCATCAGTCCACTGTTTAACTGTTTGAATATCAGTCCGCTGTTTAACTGTTTGATCATCAGTCCGTTGTTCAACTATTTGATCATCAGTCCGCTGTTCAACTATTTGATCATCAGTCCACTGTTTAACTGTTTGAATATCAGTCCGCTGTTTAACTGTTTGATCATCAGTCCGTTGTTCAACTATTTGATCATCAGTCCGCTGTTCAACTGTTTGATCATCAGTCCGCTGTTCAACGGTTTGATCATCAGTCTGCTGTTCAATTGTGTGATCATTAGACCACTGTTTAACTGTTTGAATATCAGTCCGCTGTTTAACTGTTTGATCAGCAGTCCGCTGTTCAACTATTTGATCATCAGTCCGCTGTTCAACCGTTTGATCATCAGTCCGCTGTTCAACGGTTTGATCATCAGTCTGCTGTTCAACTGTTTGATCATCAGTCCGCTGTTCAACTATTTGATTATCAGTCCGGTATTTAACTGTTTCGCGTGTAAAGCCAAAGCCATTGGGCAATCCAGACGTCTGCTTGTCATCGGATTCCATCACGTAATTGTTTAGTTGTAGCAATCttaaattatacaaattataACTGCATGTGTCAAACGTGCAATATAAGGATAGAATCTTTTCATCGAGGGTTTGAGCTCAAACATTATATGAGGCACCAATTACATGTTGATGTCcaccattttaaaatatatgtccCCATTTCCATTATTATACCCCACCGATTTGAATATGTCTAACCGTTTTTCGTCCCTTTTTATTtggcaatataaatatatatatatatatatatatatatatatatatatatatatatatatatatatatatatatatatatatatataaaggtaaATTGGCTTTTGACAATGGAATACAGTAACAGTATTTCTTGATGATAacatcaaattttatttaataaggaACATACCGCGTGAAATTATGCTGAATGGATGATTTAATATAAGTACATAATTGGAAAAAGCACACTTAAGTCACTTAAAATCTAAAAGGTTTACCAGCCAAACAATTTTTACGAAATAGTTTAACATGCCTCTTTTAGCACACCTCCCCCTTGCCGTTCCTCACTCTTTGCTTTAAATTGAAAACTATACACATGAACAGAAGATCGCATTGCATGCAAAACTAGCAATACCGGTTAACACGTTAACTTTACTATGCTCTGACTGTTCCATTTTGAAACCATGATAAGATTGTGTGTTGGGTTGTTTGTTCATTTCTTATATAAAGCTCCATTGAGTCTATGTATAACGAGGGGtttgtcatgttttgaagtttcGCGACTAACATTGTTatcattttcaacaaataatgtGATGCTCAAATTGACAATATACATGAGGCATATTTAAGCAGCATTTTGCCATTCGTTTACAcacatacaatttaacaaatcTACACAATTCTAACAAACTCGAAGCAAcacaaaacatgtaaataaagcaaAAATACTCAATATTGCAGTACAATTAATATATTCTACATATGTTCTTTGTAAGATCAATACTTTGCATCAACTACTGTTCTCTTTGGTTTATCATTATGCATGTCGCAAAGGGAAGTCGTCGTAAAGTTGGTTGTAAAACTTCAGATGTCATAGTTCTTAAGTATTTTAGtagtttgaattttttttaataaatgcgcCTTATTACTGTTAACTTTAAGATCATTTCCTGTTAACACATCACACAATAAAAATCTAAAAATCTAAATGTGTACGTGCGAGAATCACATTCAATCCGCTTAAAAGAAAACCAATTATACACACATTGAaaagatatataaaaatatgtattaatgtcGGAAAACGGTGTGGTTAATCAACAAAATTTGTTCTTAAGTTCTGTTCTTTTTTCCAAGTTCACCATTGTTTTCTTAACGTGTTGGAATGTATTGCATCGTCATGCCTTGCAAAAACAATCGAACTTAAAAAGAATGTTCTTATTTTTAACCTTTGTGGTTTAAGTGCATTGATTTTATACATTAGGAAATTATCTAAAAGCATTAATTTCATCTCATTCCGCGTAGTTTTGCATCCAATATTAACCTTTACACGTTTGGTGTTTGTTTACGTTTTGGCATCAGTTTATATGCAAAATTGCTTAAAATAACTGACAACACAGTATGACAATACAAATTGGTGTCAGGAATAGTTCTGGAGTTTCAATATTCTTTTACTTGAGCACACACGTCTaatcatgttgtgttttttttcaggtAATCATTATGCCAGTGTATTGAATTCGTCCAATTGTTTCctctttatataaatttattcatAAACAATATGTCTTCTGAATAACTATTTAGTGTAAATACATTCAATCTAAATCATTTTGAATGACAGAACCGATATTTGTCAGTTTTTATTCCCTTTATAACCAAATTAATACATACATCTCTAATGCTGTATCTTTTTTCCTTCGACCTTAAACATACATATACGCTAAGGACAAAGAATCgtgataaataaataacaagatctgtctccataggaagacatatgcccccgaaaaacgctttttcgaaacctaaacgcagatttcgaaacctaaacgcggaccctaagttcaatttcaaggtcaaaggggtcaaacatTGTGTACGTATtgaaaggccttttccatatacacatgcataccaaatatgaaggttaaatctgaagcgacatagaagttatgagcatttttcgaaacctaaacgcaaaagtgtgatggacagacggacagacagacggacggacagacagacggaggtgcgatcactatatgcccaccttcggggaaATAAAAATTGCCTCTCATTAAGAAAAgtttaataacaacaaataattaagcatttaaattgaAAGAGGTGTCAACGGCCAAGATTCCGTAGACCTTTTAGTGTGCATTTTCGGTATTCCCATATCCTTTCGTCAGAGATATTTGAAGTATTAAGCCATCAAACAAACAATGAACTGAATACAAGTTACAACAAAAACAAGATTTGTACGCACCGCGCAATTCCGTCTTACGAAATATACGTACTGAGtatggccccattaacaaccaTGTAAAAGAGAATACGTTAAATTTGGTTTCTTTGCCAGTTTCTGTTAGTTATGGGTTTTTTTAATATGGCGTTGTTGACATAGTCAGTCGTAAGTAAATACCCAGTTTAAACCTTCTTTCTTTATTCTATACCTCCACACACAAACCccgtagtcttatttataagacccgcaaagaatttagagataatTTTTATATGCGCTAAATTTTGGactattaccaatataaaaagtagcttaatatttcaGAGCGTCAACAAGTTAGACTAACAAACCCCGTATGTGATCATATGCATGATGGCGACGCTTTACAGTCGGTATATATTTACTTCTGCACTAAATATGTTACATAAATATGTTACTTATGAAGAAAATAATCCTCGTCATAATCCTTATCATCAAATTTTATCGTCATCATCAGTGTCGTCTTCGTCATCGCCTTCATCATCTTATCATCATGACAATATTAATCAGCAGAAGCGGCAGTAGcattcataaaattattaagtaatAGTTGTTTTAAAGGGATGCCAATCAACTATACTTTAAGCATGTCAGAGTGAAACAAGCCCTAACCCTTACAATGGCAGAGAAAACCAATACCTTAAATATGATCCTTTCACATTCAAAACAAATCCTTTCAAACCTTCAAATCACACGCGTCTTCCTTGTTTTAAACTACTGAACGACATTGAGCCGTTCTAAACACTTCATATTTTATGATAGTTGCAATATTGCATTATACCTCCGCACTTTTTGCACTTCCAATCGAACAAAGGCTATGACTAATGGAAAACCTTCTACGCTATTTTTAGATTCTTTATGTTTGTTTCGGTGTCTGGTTTTTTGCCAACTACACAATTCTAGACTGATCAAACAAGTTGCCTAAATATTAACTGAGGGGCAAGTTAAAAAGTAGTATGTAATCAAGGCTTGTTTATATCCCCTTGGTCGTCGATTTGTAGGCGATAGCTCGGTGATCGACCGTATAACAGTATGCGATACACTTCCGATCAGCCACAACTGTTACACCGAATAGTCGCGGTTAGGAGCTTCTGATAAAATTGCTTGAGATATAGAAAATTTTACGGGTTTTCACGCTTATACGCGTTCATCGATTTAATGCATGGTAATTTTTAAAGTGTGCATTGCTGTGTTATCGTTTCTTCATTCACTCTGAGTACACGTGTTTATGAAATCAACAAAATGTATAATGCGTCGGGAGAATTGTTTGTGGAAATTACCAATTTTCTGAGTTTTCACGAGTTTTAATACAAACAGTTTATAATATTAAACCAGACGTTTTAGAGTTGATATTTTGTCTGCATTGTTTGATATGAAAGTGCATTAAATTCGATAGTGCGCATGCTCAACATTTAAATTCTTTCGCCTTTGCCAGTGTGCGTTTTTGTGTGCAACGCAGCTAGTTATTATGCCTTTCAGTATAAAAGGTCGATTTTAAAGGATTCGCTTAATATAAATCTACAACAAAGTTTAGACAAAAAATTAAATTACCTGGTGTGGATTTTGATCATCGCATTGATAGCCGAAAGTGGATTCATACAAGTTTCAAGACAAATAATGTGAAAATTCAATTCCAATGCGCAATCACAAACAGTTTATTTTCATAATAGTATAATCGATCTAACACATAAATAAACGTATCGTTAACATAAACCTATCTCTTACAGTGAacagtaatttaaattaacgcGGCAACTCGATACTAACTTAACATATTAACTTTAGTTTTGAATAATTGCCAACTGAAAAAATACGTAGTTTAATATTTATATGTGCTTTCTACTTCACAGAAGGTCATACATAAATATGAGTACATTAGTATTGATGTAGCCTATATAATTGTAAAGTAAGTACATTCGCATTGTCGTTTAATAGTTGACCAGGGAAGCCTGATGTTGATATGATAAATAATAACGCTCCCCCAACATGAGCAAATATAATTTAGTTGTCAATTACAGACGTACGTCGCACACATACATAATATAAACAAGTATTATCTAATATGATTCCTATGTAATAACAATCTGTAAATACAATGCAATCCTTGAATTGTGTTGATATGGAATAGGACGGATCATGCATTGCATATTAAAGaatacaacaaacacacatacatcaATGTCTAGACAACTGGTTAGAGCATGTATGCCCTTTATCACTCTTTGTAggccacaaataaatattaaagcaataaaaGCACAAGAAAAACAACCACAAAGACAAAGCAATGCAAAAACATGGGtcttagattaaaaaaaaaagagttttatttcatgtattgtaTTGATGGTTTTGAAATACTGATAAATGTGTTGCtggtattgtttaattttttatgaaCAAAATTTTCACATTTTGCGACAAACGTCAATTTACTGTATATAGTGACAGGCATAAATCTAAGTTGAATGTTGCATAGAATATTCTGGCTAATGGGTTTCTTTCCTTGGGCCAGTTTTcgtgttatttgttttattatgtcggtcctttctctttttttataattagTTTATAATTTATATCGTTGTTCTAACAACGGCATGATTCTATTTGTAAAACAAACCGAA
Encoded here:
- the LOC127833535 gene encoding uncharacterized protein LOC127833535 isoform X2, which translates into the protein MESDDKQTSGLPNGFGFTRETVKYRTDNQIVEQRTDDQTVEQQTDDQTVEQRTDDQTVEQRTDDQIVEQRTADQTVKQRTDIQTVKQWSNDHTIEQQTDDQTVEQRTDDQTVEQRTDDQIVEQRTDDQTVKQRTDIQTVKQWTDDQIVEQRTDDQIVEQRTDDQTVKQRTDIQTVKQWTDDQTVEQRTDDQTVKQRTDDQTVEQRTDYQTIKQRTDDQTVKQRTDDQTVKQRTDDETVKHRTDDQTVKQRTHTVKQRTDDQIRPCCKNGIEIHGRVGDNGTSSNSVEGFNRTCSIEIDTLCAHRVLDQTFTPNHQPLIPEDFIDCKPSQQPSAPRGILFKTNPKPGQSSEILIPHEYQTDTDLGDFFGATLCTYSQKSGSNIEYQHILTDIKEGFPAKSMRICEGDELVLIGETFTPAQDHDAVINTFKDIVKVDGTSRFALVLRKLETQNKKRCWYWYETSAILAPDHKGHRSPDVLQPHCAAVDEKRYVHQIVYEIPCDSSLYMFIDESGIRAVHTEANDHSVYVNKIILVSFTPKGFTLQKALCGKDNTSYVRMDEQKNVCIGTEPTWFDEGKHVGNDDSFGTNGHYMVFDRISQKFAMVATCDNQQTVEIFRGFTLDSTDDACALRTTSYSEHGYGDSFRSPENNERTHHDVVPQSPICLSFENLEIDFSMIIIEENEGEEQDLKYELEEEITG
- the LOC127833535 gene encoding uncharacterized protein LOC127833535 isoform X1 gives rise to the protein MMKAMTKTTLMMTIKFDDKDYDEDYFLHKLLQLNNYVMESDDKQTSGLPNGFGFTRETVKYRTDNQIVEQRTDDQTVEQQTDDQTVEQRTDDQTVEQRTDDQIVEQRTADQTVKQRTDIQTVKQWSNDHTIEQQTDDQTVEQRTDDQTVEQRTDDQIVEQRTDDQTVKQRTDIQTVKQWTDDQIVEQRTDDQIVEQRTDDQTVKQRTDIQTVKQWTDDQTVEQRTDDQTVKQRTDDQTVEQRTDYQTIKQRTDDQTVKQRTDDQTVKQRTDDETVKHRTDDQTVKQRTHTVKQRTDDQIRPCCKNGIEIHGRVGDNGTSSNSVEGFNRTCSIEIDTLCAHRVLDQTFTPNHQPLIPEDFIDCKPSQQPSAPRGILFKTNPKPGQSSEILIPHEYQTDTDLGDFFGATLCTYSQKSGSNIEYQHILTDIKEGFPAKSMRICEGDELVLIGETFTPAQDHDAVINTFKDIVKVDGTSRFALVLRKLETQNKKRCWYWYETSAILAPDHKGHRSPDVLQPHCAAVDEKRYVHQIVYEIPCDSSLYMFIDESGIRAVHTEANDHSVYVNKIILVSFTPKGFTLQKALCGKDNTSYVRMDEQKNVCIGTEPTWFDEGKHVGNDDSFGTNGHYMVFDRISQKFAMVATCDNQQTVEIFRGFTLDSTDDACALRTTSYSEHGYGDSFRSPENNERTHHDVVPQSPICLSFENLEIDFSMIIIEENEGEEQDLKYELEEEITG